The following nucleotide sequence is from Flavobacterium sp. N1736.
CTAAAATGGAATGACTTTTTCAGAAGAAAACTATCTAAAATCAATATATCATCTTACGGCTTCGAATGATGCTGAAGTAAGCACGAATGCTATTGCTGAAATGATGGAAACCAAAGCTTCTTCGGTTACGGATATGCTTAAAAAACTGTCTGAGAAAGATTTGGTCAATTATAAAAAATATCAGGGTGTTTCTTTGACGGAAAATGGAAAACTAGCCGCTAAAATGATTGTTAGAAAACATCGCTTATGGGAAGTTTTTTTGGTTGAAAAACTAAATTTTACCTGGGATGAGGTTCATGATATTGCCGAACAATTAGAACATATCAAATCAGAACAATTGATTAACCGTTTGGATGATTTTTTGGGAAATCCAACCGAAGATCCGCACGGAGATCCGATTCCGGATGCAAACGGGCGAATTGTTAAAATTGAAAAACAATTGCTTTCTGAATTAACCGAAAATCAAATTGGAGTTTGTGTTGGTGTAAAAGATACTTCATCAGAATTCCTGAAATATCTGGATAAACAAGAAATTGCCTTAGGTTCTAAAATTGAATTCTTATCCAGAGAATCTTTCGATTTATCTGTAAAAATTAAGGTTGATGGTCGTGAATTGTCGATTTCGAATAAAATAGCTTCGAATTTGTTTGTGAAGTTGGTTTAGGATTATTTCACAGAGATTCGCAAAAATTGCACAGAGGTTCACAAAGATTTTTTTATCGGATCTGTTATTTGGACGGATTAAAATCCGTTGAGGTTCACGAAGAATCTATTTTTTTTGTCAGACTGAGCGAAGTCTAAGTCCCGCAATGTGATTCAGCAAACGAGGCTTCGACTTCGCACTGCCTAACAAAGCAGGTGTCTATAACCACAAAAGATTGTAACGAAAGAGTTTATGTTAATTTGTTTTTTTCTTATCAATAAATTTCACAATCACTTTACTATTTGTCATGATTAAATAACCAAAAATGGTTTTTAAAAAGTAAAACATTATCCATGATGTTCCCATATAATCTTTAAACAATTCTTTCTGTCTTAAAAACTCATAAATTGTCGAGCAAAGTTTAGGAATAGCTTCAACAAAAACAAGGGCTCCAATAACAATTACAGCAATAGAAAGAACAGCATCGTACGGAATATTTATATCTATTTTTTCTTGGGTGAAATTTTTATCCAGTTTTAATATATTTATTATAAATTCTGTTTTAAAAAGGAAAAATCCAGTAACCAAAAGATAAACTATAAGAGTCCCAGATGTTATAAACCATACCGAAATCAAATTAGCCCAATTCAGCGTTCCATCATTAAAAGAAAATGTTGTGGCAAATTGTGGAATAACATATACGCTATTTATTAAAAGCCATAAACCGATCCCTTTAATAACAATTCTCCAAAAAGTTTTAATCTCCATATAGCTTTAAATTCTGTTTGACTCGAAATATTTAAACAATCCCCTTCTCTATCATTTCTAACATTACCGGCGAAGCGTTTTTAAACGTGGGTTCTTGTTCGATAATACTTCCCGCATTTTTCTTGTTTACTTTAAACGTCACATCATTGTCTGTCGTGAACAAAAGTGCTGTTAAAAATGGATTTTTAATGTAAGTTCCTAAAACCAATAATGCTTCATCTAAAGCGTGAATACTTTCAATTTCTTCTGTTTTGTAGCGAGAAGTTAATGAAATTGAATAGGTGTTGTCTTCATTTAAAACCAATCGGAAATAGATGTTTTTAAGTTCTGTATCTCCAATTGTTTTCGCTAAAGTTAGTTTGGCAAAAGTGCCGGCTTGAATGCTCTCTTTGACGCGTTCGCAAAAAAGAGTAAATATAGGTTCGTAGGACATGATTTTATTTTTTGTAATTGAATATTAGCCACTAAGGTTCTGAGTCACTAAGTCGCTAAGATTTTGAAAACCTTTGTGAGTCTCTGCGTAAAACCTTTGTGCGACTTTGTGTTATAACTTATTTCCC
It contains:
- a CDS encoding metal-dependent transcriptional regulator, with translation MTFSEENYLKSIYHLTASNDAEVSTNAIAEMMETKASSVTDMLKKLSEKDLVNYKKYQGVSLTENGKLAAKMIVRKHRLWEVFLVEKLNFTWDEVHDIAEQLEHIKSEQLINRLDDFLGNPTEDPHGDPIPDANGRIVKIEKQLLSELTENQIGVCVGVKDTSSEFLKYLDKQEIALGSKIEFLSRESFDLSVKIKVDGRELSISNKIASNLFVKLV